The Streptomyces sp. SS1-1 genome has a segment encoding these proteins:
- the sufD gene encoding Fe-S cluster assembly protein SufD codes for MAEAHNIPVGSTTAGSIAVAAESTVVSRMSAPPSFDVADFPVPHGREEEWRFTPLERLRGLHDGTAVEAGEGVKVTVSAPDGVVVETVGRDDARLGRAGTPVDRVAAQAYSSFEQAGVVTVPKETVLTEPIRIAVHGEGGVRYGHQVIELGAFAEAVVVIDHTGDAVLAANVEYVLGDGAKLTVVSVQDWDDKAVHIAQHNALVGRDASFKSVVVTFGGDVVRLNPRVEYAGPGGEAELFGLYFTDAGQHQEHRLLVTHNTPHCKSNVVYKGALQGEDAHAVWIGDVLIEAAAEGTDTYEMNRNLVLTDGARVDSVPNLEIETGEIVGAGHASATGRFDDEQLFYLMARGIPADEARRLVVRGFFAELVQQIGVEDLQSRLLERIDEELEASV; via the coding sequence ATGGCTGAGGCCCATAACATCCCGGTGGGTTCAACCACCGCCGGCTCGATCGCGGTGGCCGCGGAGTCGACCGTCGTCTCGCGCATGAGCGCGCCCCCGTCCTTCGACGTGGCGGACTTCCCCGTCCCGCACGGCCGCGAGGAGGAGTGGCGGTTCACCCCGCTGGAGCGCCTGCGCGGCCTGCACGACGGCACCGCCGTCGAGGCCGGCGAGGGCGTCAAGGTCACCGTGTCGGCGCCCGACGGCGTCGTCGTCGAGACCGTCGGCCGCGACGACGCCCGGCTCGGCCGTGCGGGCACGCCCGTGGACCGCGTCGCCGCCCAGGCGTACTCGTCCTTCGAGCAGGCCGGCGTGGTCACCGTCCCCAAGGAGACGGTCCTCACCGAGCCCATCCGCATCGCCGTGCACGGCGAGGGCGGGGTCCGCTACGGCCACCAGGTCATCGAGCTGGGCGCGTTCGCCGAGGCCGTCGTCGTCATCGACCACACCGGTGACGCCGTGCTCGCCGCCAACGTCGAGTACGTCCTGGGCGACGGCGCCAAGCTGACCGTCGTCTCCGTCCAGGACTGGGACGACAAGGCCGTGCACATCGCCCAGCACAACGCCCTCGTGGGCCGCGACGCCTCCTTCAAGTCGGTCGTCGTCACCTTCGGCGGCGACGTCGTCCGGCTGAACCCGCGCGTCGAGTACGCCGGCCCCGGCGGCGAGGCCGAGCTGTTCGGCCTGTACTTCACCGACGCCGGGCAGCACCAGGAGCACCGTCTCCTGGTCACCCACAACACCCCGCACTGCAAGTCCAACGTCGTCTACAAGGGCGCGCTGCAGGGCGAGGACGCGCACGCCGTATGGATCGGCGACGTCCTCATCGAGGCCGCGGCCGAGGGCACGGACACCTACGAGATGAACCGCAACCTGGTTCTGACCGACGGCGCCCGCGTCGACTCCGTGCCGAACCTGGAGATCGAGACCGGTGAGATCGTCGGCGCCGGCCACGCCTCCGCGACCGGCCGCTTCGACGACGAGCAGCTCTTCTACCTGATGGCCCGCGGCATCCCGGCCGACGAGGCCCGCCGTCTGGTCGTCCGCGGCTTCTTCGCCGAACTGGTCCAGCAGATCGGCGTCGAGGACCTCCAGTCCCGGCTGCTCGAGCGGATCGATGAAGAGCTGGAGGCGTCGGTCTGA